One window of the Oceanicaulis sp. genome contains the following:
- a CDS encoding DUF418 domain-containing protein: MTENVSKGAEASAAGTAISARPVAAGERFESLDVLRGVAVLGILMLNVQAFMMAPNAYIWPPAQMDYSGANATTWLIAHVFFELKFITIFSALFGAGVILMVGEEKDASKKLHFSRMTWLLVFGVIHLFGLWFGDILTTYAIAGFIIVFFRHMSPGKLIGWGLFWIALSGIIYIGMMWMLSLAIEFGDMSAVDLQMAYSDERMAEMTANYQNGFLASRGENALNAAMNLGTIVFFGGRVIGVMFIGMALFKLGFLTAKWSVPAYIAALVVGLGVGLPIVGWGGLQAVEAGFALERLWINIGTNYAGSLLVAFGYAAAIMLICKAGFLKLLRYPFAAAGRMAFTNYLTQTLTMVALATGVFGPALWGQLERVEQAQLVLIVWAVQLIVSPLWLSVFRFGPFEWLWRSLSYGKLQPIFKARSTPPPAAPAQ, translated from the coding sequence ATGACCGAAAACGTTTCGAAAGGCGCTGAAGCGAGCGCGGCGGGCACGGCGATTTCGGCTCGTCCTGTCGCGGCCGGCGAGCGCTTCGAAAGCCTGGACGTCCTGCGCGGCGTCGCGGTGCTCGGCATTCTCATGCTGAACGTGCAGGCCTTCATGATGGCGCCGAACGCGTACATCTGGCCGCCCGCACAGATGGATTATTCGGGCGCGAACGCGACGACCTGGCTGATCGCGCACGTCTTCTTCGAGCTGAAGTTCATCACGATCTTCTCCGCCCTGTTCGGGGCCGGGGTGATCCTGATGGTCGGCGAGGAGAAAGACGCATCCAAGAAACTGCACTTCTCGCGCATGACCTGGCTGCTGGTCTTCGGCGTCATCCATCTGTTCGGATTGTGGTTCGGCGACATCCTGACGACCTACGCCATCGCCGGGTTCATCATCGTCTTCTTCCGCCATATGAGCCCGGGCAAGCTGATCGGCTGGGGCCTGTTCTGGATCGCGCTGTCGGGGATCATCTACATCGGCATGATGTGGATGCTGTCGCTGGCGATCGAGTTCGGGGACATGAGCGCCGTCGATCTGCAGATGGCCTACTCCGACGAGCGCATGGCGGAGATGACCGCGAACTACCAGAACGGCTTCCTCGCCAGTCGCGGCGAGAATGCGCTGAACGCGGCGATGAATCTCGGAACGATCGTGTTTTTCGGCGGCCGGGTGATCGGGGTGATGTTCATCGGCATGGCCCTGTTCAAGCTGGGCTTCCTGACCGCGAAATGGTCCGTGCCGGCTTACATCGCCGCGCTGGTCGTCGGGCTCGGCGTCGGCCTGCCGATCGTGGGCTGGGGGGGTCTGCAGGCGGTCGAAGCCGGCTTCGCGCTCGAGCGGCTCTGGATCAATATCGGCACCAATTACGCCGGCAGCCTTCTGGTCGCCTTCGGCTACGCCGCCGCGATCATGCTGATCTGCAAGGCCGGGTTCCTGAAGCTCCTGCGCTATCCGTTCGCGGCCGCCGGGCGCATGGCCTTCACCAACTATCTCACCCAGACGCTGACCATGGTCGCGCTGGCGACGGGCGTGTTCGGCCCGGCGCTGTGGGGCCAGCTCGAACGCGTCGAGCAGGCCCAGCTCGTTCTGATCGTCTGGGCGGTGCAGCTCATCGTCTCCCCGCTCTGGCTGTCGGTGTTCCGCTTCGGCCCGTTCGAATGGCTCTGGCGTTCGCTGAGCTACGGCAAGCTGCAGCCGATCTTCAAGGCGCGCAGCACGCCGCCGCCCGCTGCGCCGGCGCAGTGA
- a CDS encoding S49 family peptidase, with the protein MAFYDSLTRELRGAGSRLMKALGSDVPLVPVVRLEGMIAAGGRHSSALNLARVEKLLDKAFSIERAPAVAIAVNSPGGSPVQSRLIHHRIRLLAKTHDKPVLVFCEDLAASGGYMIACAGDEIFADPASIVGSIGVISASFGFTEAMEKLGVERRMKTAGKSKVLADPFSAETDAQKQRMERLMEGVHAQFIALVKDSRGDRLDTERELFDGSVFTGEEAVEAGLIDGLAEVRTELQRRFGESVKIKPLSPPRQGLLGRFTSSAVDALETRSAWGRFGL; encoded by the coding sequence ATGGCGTTTTACGATTCCCTGACCCGAGAGCTGCGCGGCGCGGGCTCCAGGCTCATGAAGGCGCTGGGCTCTGACGTCCCGCTGGTGCCGGTGGTCCGGCTCGAAGGCATGATCGCGGCGGGCGGGCGCCATTCCTCGGCGCTCAATCTCGCCCGGGTCGAGAAGCTTCTGGACAAGGCGTTCTCGATCGAGCGCGCGCCTGCGGTCGCGATCGCGGTGAATTCGCCCGGCGGCAGCCCGGTGCAGTCACGGCTCATCCATCATCGCATCCGGCTTCTGGCGAAGACCCATGACAAGCCCGTGCTAGTGTTCTGCGAGGACCTGGCCGCTTCGGGCGGGTACATGATCGCGTGTGCGGGCGATGAAATCTTCGCCGACCCCGCATCGATCGTGGGGTCGATCGGCGTAATCAGCGCGAGCTTCGGCTTCACCGAAGCGATGGAGAAGCTCGGCGTCGAGCGCCGCATGAAGACCGCCGGCAAGAGCAAGGTGCTCGCCGATCCGTTCTCGGCTGAGACCGATGCGCAGAAACAGCGCATGGAGCGGCTGATGGAGGGCGTGCACGCCCAGTTTATCGCGCTCGTCAAAGACAGCCGCGGCGACAGGCTCGACACCGAACGCGAGCTTTTCGACGGCTCGGTGTTCACCGGCGAGGAGGCGGTCGAGGCCGGCCTGATCGACGGGCTGGCCGAAGTGCGCACCGAGCTTCAGCGGCGCTTCGGAGAGAGCGTGAAGATCAAGCCGCTCAGCCCGCCCAGGCAAGGCCTGCTCGGCCGGTTCACCAGCTCTGCGGTCGACGCGCTGGAGACCCGTTCGGCCTGGGGCCGGTTCGGGCTCTAG
- a CDS encoding methyltransferase, translated as MNEAAGAERFFGGRIVLRQDPDGYRAGLDAALLAAAVRVPDGGRAAEFGCGAGAALLSAASLNETAQIFGIERDRAAAALARENTALNAMTHRVSIIEADAMAWREESGLDAVFFNPPFFDDPAALRAPKPGKTGAYMNEAGLAAWIEAGLKRLKEGGVLTVVHRADRLGEILGALTGKAGDTAVLGVHPRPGQPAKRVLVAARKTARAPMRLLAPLVLHPETGSGFTEQARAVLEGRARLALHP; from the coding sequence GTGAACGAGGCCGCCGGCGCGGAGCGGTTTTTCGGCGGACGCATCGTTTTAAGGCAGGACCCGGACGGCTATCGCGCCGGACTGGACGCGGCGCTTCTGGCGGCCGCCGTGCGGGTGCCGGACGGCGGCCGGGCGGCGGAATTCGGCTGCGGGGCGGGCGCGGCGCTGCTTTCGGCGGCGAGCCTGAACGAGACTGCGCAGATCTTCGGGATCGAACGCGACCGCGCCGCCGCCGCGCTGGCGCGGGAAAACACCGCCCTGAACGCCATGACGCACCGGGTCTCGATCATCGAGGCGGATGCGATGGCCTGGCGGGAGGAGAGCGGGCTGGACGCGGTGTTCTTCAACCCGCCCTTCTTCGACGATCCGGCCGCCTTGCGGGCGCCCAAGCCGGGAAAGACCGGCGCCTATATGAACGAGGCGGGGCTCGCCGCCTGGATCGAGGCGGGACTGAAGCGTCTGAAGGAGGGCGGCGTCCTGACGGTCGTTCATCGCGCCGACCGACTCGGTGAGATCCTCGGCGCATTGACGGGCAAGGCGGGCGATACGGCGGTGCTGGGCGTTCACCCCAGACCCGGCCAGCCGGCCAAGCGGGTGCTGGTCGCCGCACGCAAGACCGCGCGGGCGCCGATGCGCCTGCTCGCGCCTCTGGTGCTGCATCCTGAGACCGGTTCAGGCTTCACCGAGCAGGCGCGCGCCGTGCTGGAAGGCCGCGCGAGGCTTGCTCTTCACCCCTGA
- a CDS encoding DUF2007 domain-containing protein, translating into MLTTNDPVRLNFAEAVLKDAGIETHTLDANTAAVFGGALPWVKRRLLVREADGDRARKLLADALPKDDEA; encoded by the coding sequence GTGCTCACCACGAACGACCCTGTCCGGCTGAATTTCGCCGAGGCGGTGCTGAAAGACGCGGGCATCGAGACCCATACGCTGGACGCAAACACCGCCGCGGTGTTCGGCGGCGCGTTGCCCTGGGTGAAACGCCGGCTGCTGGTGCGCGAGGCGGACGGGGACCGGGCGCGCAAGCTGCTCGCCGACGCGCTTCCCAAGGACGACGAGGCGTGA
- a CDS encoding polyprenyl synthetase family protein: MNGLPQADIRGQNVDPVARLAALAGEDMARTEALIAERMASDTDVISEVAHYLVEAGGKRIRPMITVAAARMLGYEGEGHVSLAAAVEFIHSATLLHDDVVDDSDLRRGKRPANRVWGNAHSVLVGDFLFARAFMLMVDAGSMPALQVLSRAAAVIAEGEVRQLAAVRNLDVSRQAYMSIIEAKTAALFAAAAQVSPILAGSGSVLETALETYGRELGLAFQLVDDALDYGGLAEDLGKNTGDDFREGKITLPLALALENADAEERGFWTRVVGDLDQREGDFEHAKALMDRHGALEGTLSAARGHARRAVEALDAAPKNAWSEALAALAEFVVERAY; encoded by the coding sequence GTGAACGGTCTGCCGCAAGCCGACATCAGGGGCCAGAACGTCGACCCCGTCGCACGACTCGCCGCGCTCGCGGGCGAGGACATGGCCCGCACCGAGGCGTTGATCGCCGAGCGCATGGCCAGCGACACCGACGTGATCTCCGAGGTCGCGCATTATCTCGTCGAGGCCGGGGGCAAGCGCATCCGGCCGATGATCACCGTCGCAGCCGCGCGCATGCTCGGCTACGAAGGCGAGGGCCATGTCTCCCTCGCCGCAGCGGTGGAGTTCATCCATTCCGCCACCTTGCTGCATGACGACGTCGTCGACGACAGCGACCTTCGCCGCGGCAAGCGGCCCGCCAACCGGGTCTGGGGCAACGCCCATTCGGTTCTGGTCGGCGATTTCCTGTTCGCACGCGCCTTCATGCTGATGGTCGACGCGGGCTCCATGCCGGCCCTTCAGGTGCTCAGCCGCGCGGCCGCCGTGATCGCCGAGGGCGAGGTGCGCCAGCTGGCCGCCGTGCGCAATCTCGACGTTTCGCGTCAGGCGTACATGTCGATCATCGAGGCCAAGACCGCCGCGCTGTTCGCCGCCGCCGCCCAGGTCAGCCCGATCCTCGCAGGCTCGGGCTCGGTGCTGGAAACCGCGCTTGAAACCTATGGCCGCGAGCTGGGCCTTGCGTTTCAGCTCGTCGACGACGCGCTCGATTACGGCGGTCTGGCCGAGGATCTGGGCAAGAACACCGGGGATGATTTCCGTGAAGGCAAGATCACCCTGCCCCTGGCGCTGGCGCTTGAAAACGCCGACGCCGAAGAGCGGGGCTTCTGGACCCGGGTCGTCGGCGATCTCGACCAGCGCGAGGGCGATTTCGAACACGCCAAGGCGCTGATGGACCGCCACGGCGCGCTCGAAGGCACGCTGTCGGCCGCCCGCGGCCATGCGCGCCGGGCCGTCGAGGCGCTCGACGCCGCCCCGAAGAACGCCTGGTCCGAAGCGCTCGCGGCGCTGGCCGAGTTCGTGGTCGAGCGGGCCTACTAG
- a CDS encoding M14-type cytosolic carboxypeptidase, producing the protein MRITSGFEAGNIVVKSADTPSDVRLEIRKDAHSDFHQWFYFRVTGAKDTPCRFVIENAAGAAYPEGWPNYRACVSTDRETWLRAETRYEDGRLVIEHTPEADSVWLAYFAPYTMARHEALVAACQHSPRARLDVIGQTLDGRDMDRLTVGEPGAGKKTIWVIARQHPGETMAEWAAEGFLERLLDEADPVARALLDRAVIHVVPNMNPDGSARGHLRTNAKGVNLNREWDKASEANSPEVVCVLEEMRKTGVDLFLDMHGDEALPYNFIAGAEGTPGWNDEAQTLLDLYKSELMRFNPDFQTAHGYPVSAPGTANPSVATNYMAPAFGCLAMTLEMPFKDSAITPDEAQGWSPERSMAMGASQIDAMRAVLDRL; encoded by the coding sequence ATGCGCATCACCAGCGGCTTTGAAGCCGGCAATATCGTCGTGAAGTCTGCAGACACGCCGAGCGACGTGCGGCTCGAGATCCGCAAGGACGCGCATTCGGATTTTCACCAGTGGTTCTATTTCCGCGTGACCGGCGCGAAGGACACGCCGTGCCGGTTCGTGATCGAGAACGCCGCCGGCGCGGCCTATCCCGAAGGCTGGCCGAACTATCGCGCCTGCGTGTCGACCGATCGGGAGACCTGGCTGCGCGCCGAGACGCGGTATGAGGACGGCCGGCTGGTCATCGAACACACGCCGGAGGCGGACTCGGTGTGGCTGGCCTATTTCGCGCCCTACACCATGGCCCGGCACGAGGCGCTGGTCGCAGCCTGCCAGCACAGCCCCCGCGCGCGCCTGGACGTGATCGGCCAGACGCTGGACGGCCGCGACATGGACCGGCTGACCGTCGGCGAACCTGGCGCGGGCAAGAAGACGATCTGGGTCATCGCCCGCCAGCATCCCGGCGAGACGATGGCCGAATGGGCCGCGGAAGGGTTTCTCGAACGCCTTCTGGACGAGGCCGATCCGGTCGCGCGCGCGCTTCTGGACCGCGCGGTGATACATGTCGTGCCGAACATGAACCCGGACGGCTCCGCGCGCGGGCATCTGCGCACCAACGCCAAGGGGGTCAATCTCAACCGCGAATGGGACAAGGCGAGCGAGGCGAACAGCCCCGAGGTGGTCTGCGTGCTCGAAGAGATGCGCAAGACCGGCGTCGACCTGTTTCTGGACATGCACGGCGACGAAGCGCTGCCGTACAATTTCATCGCCGGCGCCGAAGGCACGCCGGGCTGGAACGACGAGGCCCAGACGCTGCTCGACCTCTACAAGTCAGAGCTCATGCGCTTCAATCCGGACTTCCAGACCGCCCACGGCTATCCGGTCTCCGCGCCGGGCACGGCGAACCCGTCGGTGGCGACGAACTACATGGCGCCGGCCTTCGGCTGCCTCGCCATGACCCTGGAAATGCCCTTCAAGGACAGCGCCATCACCCCGGACGAGGCTCAGGGCTGGTCGCCGGAACGCTCCATGGCGATGGGCGCCAGCCAGATCGACGCCATGCGCGCGGTGCTCGACCGGCTTTAG
- a CDS encoding type II toxin-antitoxin system RelE/ParE family toxin: protein MKRLQWSAAALAELQNAVRYVAQDSPKAAIDQLDRIDGAARSLAETPIGRPGRVAGTYEKRVVQTPYIIVYAFDASTLTILRVIHGRRDWPEGDFPPVT, encoded by the coding sequence ATGAAGCGATTGCAGTGGTCGGCCGCTGCGCTGGCCGAGTTGCAAAACGCCGTTCGATACGTCGCTCAAGACAGCCCGAAGGCCGCCATCGATCAGCTGGACCGGATCGACGGCGCCGCTCGGAGCCTGGCGGAGACGCCGATCGGCCGCCCCGGCCGGGTCGCCGGCACATATGAGAAACGCGTTGTGCAGACGCCCTACATCATCGTCTACGCGTTCGACGCCTCGACATTGACGATCCTGCGGGTGATTCACGGCCGCCGCGACTGGCCTGAAGGTGATTTTCCGCCAGTGACCTGA
- a CDS encoding ribbon-helix-helix protein, CopG family, protein MRLPEEVETRLSELAGHTRRSKSYLAREAITAYVERELAIVAGVEEGLDDLRAGRVVPHDEAMSALRSAVSSVQDGE, encoded by the coding sequence GTGCGCCTGCCCGAGGAGGTGGAGACGCGGCTGAGCGAACTCGCCGGCCATACGCGCCGGAGCAAGTCCTACCTGGCTAGAGAGGCGATCACGGCTTACGTAGAGCGTGAACTTGCGATCGTCGCCGGCGTCGAAGAAGGGCTGGACGATCTTCGAGCCGGGCGCGTGGTTCCGCACGATGAAGCGATGAGCGCGCTGAGGAGTGCAGTTTCTAGCGTGCAGGACGGCGAATGA
- a CDS encoding DUF1499 domain-containing protein: protein MLNIFRIIRHLVVGIAATLAIGVPLWFVITAFGGKFDIWTPLDAFRHVRSYAGILLPAAAIAGVAALIVAVLFRVVFGSKNAPGAGGYIAGFAALAVGLGGILYAQQVRAMAAGVPPIHDITTDFENPPGFTQALLDRRGPNSNPVGYEGKTVTDADWVDPHWAGRLLPGVQTEAYPDVRPVELDLPPQRAYALALDTAKDVGWTVTADSERALSFEGTAETFWFGFEDDVSVRVTPTEDGGSRIDMRSISRVGLSDLGANAARLELYAERLRERAGETG, encoded by the coding sequence GTGCTCAACATTTTCAGGATCATCCGTCATCTGGTCGTCGGGATCGCCGCCACGCTGGCGATCGGCGTGCCCCTCTGGTTCGTGATCACCGCGTTCGGGGGCAAGTTCGATATCTGGACCCCGCTCGACGCGTTTCGTCATGTCAGAAGCTATGCGGGGATCCTGCTGCCCGCCGCGGCCATCGCCGGCGTGGCGGCGCTGATCGTCGCGGTGCTGTTCCGGGTGGTGTTCGGGTCTAAGAACGCGCCGGGCGCGGGCGGCTACATCGCCGGTTTCGCCGCGCTGGCGGTCGGTCTGGGCGGCATTCTTTACGCCCAGCAGGTGCGGGCCATGGCCGCCGGCGTACCGCCCATCCACGACATCACCACCGATTTCGAAAATCCGCCCGGCTTCACCCAGGCCCTGCTGGACCGGCGCGGGCCGAACTCGAACCCCGTCGGATATGAAGGCAAGACCGTCACCGACGCGGACTGGGTCGATCCGCACTGGGCGGGCCGCCTGCTTCCGGGCGTGCAGACCGAAGCCTACCCGGACGTGCGCCCGGTCGAACTCGACCTGCCGCCGCAGCGCGCTTACGCGCTGGCGCTCGATACGGCCAAGGATGTCGGCTGGACGGTGACCGCGGACTCAGAGCGCGCGCTGAGCTTCGAGGGCACGGCGGAGACCTTCTGGTTCGGGTTCGAGGACGATGTCAGCGTGCGGGTCACGCCGACCGAGGACGGCGGATCGCGCATCGACATGCGCTCGATCAGCCGGGTCGGGCTCAGTGATCTCGGCGCCAACGCCGCAAGGCTGGAACTCTACGCCGAGCGTCTGCGTGAGCGCGCAGGCGAGACGGGGTAG
- the pdxH gene encoding pyridoxamine 5'-phosphate oxidase has protein sequence MFTREDPFALFEDWMAAAKKSEPNDPNAVALATADAQGLPDVRMVLLKDVDARGFVFYTNTESAKGSQLGENPNAALCFHWKSLRRQVRVRGPVTRVPDAEADAYFQSRARDSRIGAWASRQSRPLESRFALEKAVAGYAAKFNFGDIPRPEFWTGFRLSPIHVEFWRDRAFRLHDRMAFDRTGEDAPWSVTRLYP, from the coding sequence ATCTTCACCCGCGAAGATCCGTTCGCGCTGTTCGAAGACTGGATGGCTGCGGCGAAAAAGTCCGAGCCGAACGATCCCAATGCGGTCGCGCTCGCCACCGCCGACGCGCAGGGCCTGCCTGACGTGCGCATGGTGCTCCTCAAGGACGTCGATGCGCGCGGCTTCGTGTTCTACACCAACACCGAAAGCGCCAAGGGAAGCCAGCTCGGCGAGAACCCCAACGCGGCGCTGTGCTTTCACTGGAAATCGCTGCGCCGCCAGGTGCGGGTGCGCGGACCTGTGACCCGCGTGCCCGACGCCGAAGCCGACGCCTATTTCCAGAGCCGGGCGCGCGACAGCCGTATCGGCGCCTGGGCCTCGCGCCAGAGCCGGCCGCTGGAAAGCCGCTTCGCGCTTGAAAAGGCGGTCGCAGGCTATGCGGCGAAGTTCAATTTCGGCGACATTCCGCGGCCCGAGTTCTGGACCGGCTTCCGGCTCAGCCCGATTCATGTCGAGTTCTGGCGCGACCGCGCCTTCCGCCTGCACGACCGGATGGCGTTCGACCGGACCGGCGAAGACGCGCCCTGGTCGGTCACGCGCCTGTATCCCTGA
- a CDS encoding DnaJ domain-containing protein: protein MSSRSEAVMAAYRAFGLAGGEDFSEVRARFRALVKQVHPDTAKETPDTLMKLQRLLKAYEVLRIHAPRRHDLEITPEEARKGGLRTIRIEDRETMVRIPVGVKTGTVLVPIGDSNWRVHVAVRDHMVDADLGEGEAERQRRIERDKAFAEQAAREEAEANAGLLRGFYEAFVKKSPAARLVSWARRGAA from the coding sequence ATGAGTTCACGTTCGGAAGCCGTCATGGCCGCCTACAGGGCGTTCGGCCTCGCCGGTGGCGAAGACTTCTCTGAAGTCCGCGCCCGCTTCCGTGCGCTCGTCAAGCAGGTCCATCCCGACACCGCGAAGGAAACGCCGGACACGCTGATGAAGCTGCAGAGGCTTTTGAAGGCGTACGAAGTGCTACGCATTCATGCGCCGCGTCGGCATGATCTCGAAATCACGCCGGAAGAAGCGCGCAAGGGCGGGCTCCGAACGATCAGGATCGAGGATCGCGAGACCATGGTGCGCATTCCGGTGGGCGTGAAAACCGGAACGGTTCTGGTCCCGATCGGGGATTCCAACTGGCGCGTACACGTGGCCGTCCGCGACCACATGGTCGACGCCGATCTCGGCGAGGGCGAAGCCGAACGCCAGCGCCGGATCGAGCGCGACAAGGCCTTCGCCGAACAAGCCGCCCGTGAGGAAGCCGAGGCCAACGCCGGGCTGCTGCGCGGCTTTTACGAGGCCTTCGTCAAGAAAAGCCCCGCCGCCCGGCTGGTCAGCTGGGCGAGGCGCGGCGCGGCGTGA